Sequence from the Pseudomonadota bacterium genome:
TGACATTCAGCACCTGGAATGCGGGCATCGCCCGGCATGTGATTGCCCGTCACCGCGAATAATTGCGCGCGTACTCGATGTAGGTCTCGGCGCCGCGCGCGAAGTTGACCCGCGTATCGTCCGGCACCGGCTTCCAGCGCCGCGCCGGTGTGCCCGACCAGATCTCGCCGGCGGCGACCTCGGTGCCCGGTGCGGTTTCGGCGCCGGCCGCGATGACGCCACCGGCGCGCACGATGGTGCCGGCGCCGACCACCGAGCCCATGCCGATCATGGCGCCGTCCTCGACCACGCAAGTGGCCATGCGCACGTTGTGGCCGACCGTTACGCGCTCACCGATCTCGACCCGTTCGCCGGCCTTGAGCACGATGCGGCTGTTGTCCTGGAAGTTGCTGCCGGCGCCGATGACGATGTCACCGCCGCCGACCATTTCGACGCCGAACCACACGCTGCCGCCGGCGCCCAGCGACAGGTTGCCTTCGATGATGGCGCTGGGCGCGACAAAGGCGCTGCCCGCGAGCTTGTGCGGCACGCCGAAGCCGGCCGCCAGGCGCGGCGCGGCGGGCGGGTGCGCGCCGCGCAGCACGGCATCGCCGGCCGGCTCGTCGCCGCGGCGGTCTTTACGCAGCGCTTCATGCAGCGCCGCCAGTTCCTCGGCGCTCACCGCGCGCACGGCCTTGGCCGGAATGCCGGCATACAGCCAGCCGCCTTCCAGGGTCTTGCCGGGCGGCACCACGCTGTCGGCGGCGATCACCGCGCCCGGCCCGACGCGGCTGTTGTCCATCACCAGGGCATGTTCGCCCACCACGCAGCCGTCACCGAGATCGCAGGCATGCACCAGGCCGAAGGCGCCGACCGTCACGCCGTGGCCGACCGTCGCCGGCAGGAAGCCGTGGGCGATGTGCACGGTGGAGAAATCGTTGAACCAGCAGTCCGCGCCGATGCGTATGCTCTCGCCGTCCGCGCGCAAGGTCGCGAGTCGGCCGAGATGACAGCGCGCGCCGACCTCGGCGCGACCGATGATGGCGGCGTCGGCGGCGGCATCGATGTCAGCGGCGATGCGCGGGCGGAATTCGAGATAGGGCAGAACGAACATCGAGAGCGGGCTCCGGGTAAAAGCGTGGGTGAGACGCCGCCATGGCGGCGAGGCGCGATGATAGCGCTCGAGGACGATGGGCGCAGCGTTGTCGCCGCGCCCGTCGCCGCGCTCAGCACATGACGCGCAGGCGCTTGGGGTCGTACATCGGCGTCAGGGAAGCGCGCGCGCCATACACGCGGTTGGCCTGCTCGATGCGATAGCTGCCGGCCGCCACGTATTCCGGCGTCACGCCGTCGGCACATTCCAGGTAGCCCATCGCGACGCTCGCGCCGAGCGTATGGCCGTAGCCCGCCGAGGTGGTCTGCCCGACGCGCACGCCGTCGCGCAGTATCGGCTCGTTGTGTACCAGCACCGGCATCGGATCGTCGAGCAGGAACTGCACCAGGCGGCGTTTCAAGGGCCCGCCGTCGCGCTGCGCGAGCAAGGCGTCGCGGCCGACGAAGCCGCCGGGCTTGTCCCACGCGCAGGTGAAGCCGAGGCCGGCGTCGAGCAGGCTGTCGAGCGGCCCCATGTCGTGCGCCCACTCGCGGAAGGCCTTTTCCACGCGCACGGTGTTGAGCGTGTGGTAGCCGCAATGGGCAAGGCC
This genomic interval carries:
- a CDS encoding gamma carbonic anhydrase family protein gives rise to the protein MFVLPYLEFRPRIAADIDAAADAAIIGRAEVGARCHLGRLATLRADGESIRIGADCWFNDFSTVHIAHGFLPATVGHGVTVGAFGLVHACDLGDGCVVGEHALVMDNSRVGPGAVIAADSVVPPGKTLEGGWLYAGIPAKAVRAVSAEELAALHEALRKDRRGDEPAGDAVLRGAHPPAAPRLAAGFGVPHKLAGSAFVAPSAIIEGNLSLGAGGSVWFGVEMVGGGDIVIGAGSNFQDNSRIVLKAGERVEIGERVTVGHNVRMATCVVEDGAMIGMGSVVGAGTIVRAGGVIAAGAETAPGTEVAAGEIWSGTPARRWKPVPDDTRVNFARGAETYIEYARNYSR